The nucleotide window CCGTCGTTCCCATCCGGTCACAGCAGCCTGTTCTTCTGGCGGGGCACGCTGTTCGCGTCGATGCTGCCCGAGCTCGCGCCGCAGTTCCTCGCCCGCGCCTCCGAGGGCGGGTATCACCGCATCGTGCTGGGCGTGCACTACCCGCTCGACGTGATCGGCGGGGCGATGGTCGGGCAGGCCGCCGCCGCCGATCGCTGGAACGACCCCGAATTCCGCCGGCTCCTCACCGCCTCCGCCGCAGAGATCCGCAAGGAACTCGAATGGCGTTGCGGTGCAGCCCTGTCGGTGTGCATCGCGCGCGACACGCCCTATGTCACCGACGCCGAGGCCCGCACGATCTACGCGCCGCGGATGACCTACGGCTTCGGTCGCGTCGCCTCGTCGACGCATCCGATGGCGGTACCGCCCCAGGCCGTCGACCTGATCGCCTCGGCGTACCCGCGACTCACCGACGAGCAGCGACGCCAGGTCCTGGCACAGACGGCGGCACCCGCCGGGTACCCGCTCGACGACCAGCGCCCCGGCCGCACCTCTTGGCAGCGCCTCGACCTCGTGCGGGCTTACACCGCCGATGTCACCGTCGGCGCCGACGGCCGGGTGACCGTTCGCTGAGGACCGCCCCGACCTCACGATGACTTAATCGTTTGTCCCACTGCCGGTTGCGAACTCGTTCGCAACCGGCAGTTCCGTATCGATCTGGTGCAGTGTGTGTCCAGTTTGTCGCAACAGCTTGACACCAGCGTAAGGATGTGGCTACTTTTCGAGTGGCCCACATCACATCCGACGTGGACTCACCGCCGTGACCTGGGCGGACGGTGCCGGAATCACAGACCCAGACACAGCGCTGGGTCGATGAACTCATTCCTTCTCAGCCCCGCCGGGGCGATGTCGCCATGCCCTCTCGCAGGGCGGTGTCGTCGTGCCCGGAGTTCATCGGGAAAGGCAGTCGAAACATGCGTTGGTCGAATTCACGCAGGAGAGCCGGACGGTTGGCGGCGGTCGCCGTCGCCGCGGCCTGCATCTTCTCGGTCGTGTCGTGTAGCAGCGACGACGGCGGATCGTCGGACGGCTCAGCCGCGGATGCCAGTGGCACCAAGGCCTCGGGCGAGGCGATCAAGGTGGGGTTGTTCAACCCCAGCAAGGGACCCGCGACCCAAGGCGGCGTCACCACCGGCAAGGAAGCCGCCCTGGACTACATCAACAACCAGATCGGCGGCATCGGTGGCCGTCCCGTCGAGATCGTCGACTGCGGAATCGACCAGACCGCACCGGAATCGACGGTGTCCTGCGCGAATCAGTTCGTCGAGGCCGGCGTGGTCGCCGCTATCGACGGTTACAACGCCGAGTCCGCTTCCGCGGTACCGATTCTCACCTCGGCCGGCATCCCGCTGGTCGGCCAGATCCCGTTCAACACCTCCACCGGCGCCTCGGCCGAGAACCGCGTCTACTTCGGCCCGCCGCCCGCCGCGTTCCTCGTCGGCTTCATGCAGCAGCTCAAGGCGTCGAACAAGACGTCGCTGACCCTGGCGAATGCCGATCTGCCGCAGGCACATCAGGTGTTCGACGGGCTGATGAAGCCGCTCGGCGCGCAACTCGGCATCGACGTCAAGTCGGTCTACTACCCGCCGACCGGCCCGAACTTCACCTCGCTCGCCACGACGCTGGCCGAGGGCAACCCCGCGGCCGCCGGCCTGATGACGGCACCGAACGACAACGTGTGCACCAAGCTCGCCCAGTCACTGCGCTCGGTGAACTACGAGGGCACCATGTTCATGGCGGCCTGCACCGAGTTCATCGACACCCTGGGCCCGCAAGCCGTTGGTGCGCAGACCTATTCACCGATCTGGCAGCCCCCGGCCAAGGACTCCGCTCCGGAGCCGGCCAAGGCGAATCTCGGAATCGCCCAGACGTTCATCGACGAGCAGGGTGGCACCGCGGGCTTCTACGCCTACGGCACGTTCGCGACCCTCGCGGACTTCGCGATCACGCTGAACAACGCCAAGGTGACCGACTACACCGGACCCAACGTGCTCGGCGCACTGAAGGCAGTCACGGACTACCAGTCCTTCATCGGCCCGAAGCTCAACTGCGGTAAGCCGACCACGCCGAACTGCACCACCGAGATGCTGCTCTTCGACGTCGTCGCCGACAAGAAGACCGAACCCGCCACCGGCGGCTTCATCACCCCGCTCCCGGCTGCGCTGCAGCGCATCCCGGGCGCCTACTGAGACAGGTCTTGATGTGGCGGGGTGGACACCCACCCCGCCACATCCGACCCTGCGTCGCGACCCCGACCCTTCTTTCAACCCCCACGCGCGTGAGATCCCTACGCGCCGAACGAATGAGTACACCACATGGGCCAGTTCCTCCAGTTCGTCTTCCTCGGACTATCCGCCGGTGCCATCTACTCGGTGCTCGCGTCGTCGCTCGTGGGCATCTACGCCGCCACCGGCATCATCAACTTCGCGCAGGGTGCCATCGGCCTGTACTCGGTGTATCTCGTTGCCGCACTGCGCACCGACGGCAGTCTCGTCCTGCCGATCGGCACCCTGAGTCTCGGCAGTGAATCCGACCCCACGTCGATGGAACTGGCGGTCGTCCTGGGTGTGCTCAGCGCGGTGGTCTGGGCCCTGCTCGCGCATGTGCTCGTCTTCCGTCCGCTGCGTTCGGCCCCGGTGCTCGCGCAGGTGGTCGCCTCGGTGGGTCTCATGCTGTTCATCCAGGCACTGGTGCACTTGCGCTTCGAGACCGAGAACCTGTTCGCCGAGGCGATCCTGCCGGAGAGCACGGTCGACATCGCCGGTGCGATCGTCAACGTCTCGGATCTGATCCTGGCCGGTGTCGCCATCGCCGTCTCGCTGGTGCTCTGGGCCTACTTCCGCCTCACCACCCTGGGTGTCGCGACCCGCGCCGGCTCCGAAGACGAACTGGCCGCGCGACTGTCCGGCTACTCCCCCGACCGCCTCGCCGGGATCGTCTGGGCGCTGACCGGAGCGGCAACCGGACTCATCGTCGTGCTCGCGTCGTACACCATCGGACTCACCGAGACCAGTTACACCTTCTTCGTCATCCCGGCGCTGGCCGTCGCGCTCGTCGGCCGGCTCACCTCTTTCGGGATCGCTTGCGCCGCAGGGCTTGTCCTCGGCGCGTTCCAGTCGGTCATCACGTGGCTCACCACCAAGGACTGGTGGCCCGAATGGGCGCAGGCCGGCCTCGGCGACGCCGTCCCGTTCATCATCGTCGTCATCGCCCTCTTCCTGCTGGGCGGTCGCATCCCGTCCCGCGGTTCACTCGGCGAGGTGCGGATGCCCGCGGTGCGGATCCCGCGCATCCGGGTGATCCCGGCGACCGTGTGCATCGCCGTCGTCGTCGCGGCCATCCTGCTCACCTCGGGCAGCTGGCGATTCGGCGTCGTGACCTCGGTGATCCTCAGTCTCATCGCCCTGTCCCTCGTGCTCCTCACCGGTTACCTCGGCCAGATCTCACTGGCCAGCATGGCCTTTGCCGGTGCGGCCGGCTTCGCACTGTCGAAGCTGACGACCAACTGGGACGTACCCTTCCCGTTCAGCATGATCTTCGCGGCCCTGATCGCGACCGGTCTCGGTGTCCTGGTGGGCGTACCCGCACTCCGGATCCGGGGTGCACAGCTCGCCGTCGTGACCCTGGCCGCGGCGCTGGCGATCCAGAGCTTCATCTTCAACAATCCGGCGATCACGTCCTTCGAGGGCAACCTCATCGAGGACCCGACGATCTTCGGCCTCGACCTCGGCGTGCGTGACGGCACCAACCTGGTCACGATCCGCTTCTCGCTGATGGTCCTGATCGTCGTCGCCATCGCGACCCTGGTGGTGCTGCGCTTCATGGGCGGCTCGACCGGACGGGCCTTCCTGGCCGTGCGGTCCAACGAGCGCGCGGCGTCGTCGGTCGGGATCAACGTGGCCGCAACGAAGTTGCTCGGTTTCGCGCTGTCGGCCTTCCTGGCCGGCATCGGCGGCTGCCTCATCGGGTACAGCCGCGGCCAGCTGTCCGCCGGCTCGTTCACGGTCATGATCGGGCTGACGCTGCTCGCGATGACCTACGTCGGTGGTATCACGTCGTTCGCCGGCGCGGTCCTCGCCGGCATCATCGGACCGCTGGGCGTGGGTTATGTGTTCCTCAACCAAACCCTCGATCTCGGTGAGTACTACGAACTCTTCGCCGCCGGCAGCCTGCTGCTGATGGCGGTGCTGAACCCGGTCGGGGTCGCGGGCGCGGTGTCGGAGTTCGGCGACCGGATACGCGCCCAGAGACACCGGCCACCACCCCATCCGGAAGCGCCGGGCGCGGCCCAGAACGCACAGGAGGGTGCACATGTCTGAGTCGACAGCCGAACCGCCCACCACGCCGACGACGCTCCTCGAGACCGGCGGACTGTCGGTCCGGTACGGCGGCGTCAGCGCCAACACCGACATCGACATCACGGTCTCGGCAGGCCAGATCGTCGGGCTGATCGGCCCCAACGGTGCGGGCAAGACCACGTTCGTCGACGCCGTCACCGGGTTCACGAAAGCCACCGGCACGGTGTCGCTGCGCGGGGAGCGACTCGACAAGGCGAGCTCACATCGCCGCCGCCGGGCGGGCATGGCCCGCACGTGGCAGGCGGGCGAACTGTTCACCGACCTGACCGTCGCCCAGAACCTCGCGGTGGCAGTGCAACCCGTCGGTCTGCGGGCCATGTTCGCCGACGTCGTCAACGGTTCCCGTCCGCCCGCCGACGTCATCTCGTCGGCGCTCGAACTCGTCGGCCTCGCCGGTGCCGCCGATCAGCTCCCCGGCGAGTTGGCCCTCGGACAGCAGAAGCTCGTGGGTGTAGCGCGCGCGCTGGTCGGTGGGACGCAACTCGTCCTGCTCGACGAACCGGCCGCCGGACTCGACACCCATGAGAGCCGCGAGTTCGGTACCGAACTGCGCCGGATCGCGGCGACCGGAATCGGCATCCTGCTGATCGACCACGACATGTCCCTGGTGCTCGACGTGTGCGATCGCCTGTACGTGCTCGACTTCGGTCGCGTGATCGCCAGCGGACCACCAGCCGCCATCCAGGACGACCCCGCGGTGATCTCGGCCTACCTCGGCAGTCCCGAGGTGGATCCGGAAGCCGTCGTCGAGGCACCTGTTCCGGCGGCCGGCCCGTCCGATGGCGACATCGGCACCGAACGACCGTCAGACAACGGCCCGACCGGGCACGCCCCGAAGGAGACGAGATGAGCACGACGGACCCGACGGCACCGGTGCTGGAGATCGACCAGATCACCGTCGGTTACGGCGGGGTGCCGGCGGTGCGCGGCCTCAGCGCGTCCGTACGCCCCGGCGAGATCCTGGCCCTGCTCGGCCCGAACGGGGCAGGAAAGACGACGAGCCTGCTCGCCGCGGTCGGCGCCCTCGGCGTGATGTCGGGCACGGTGACCGCCCTGGGGGTCCCGATCGACCGCCGGGTCGAACGAAACGCGCGCCGGGGCGCCACCCTGGTGCCCGACACGCGAGGCGTGTTCCACCGCCTGTCGGTGTCGGACAACCTCCGCCTCGCAAAGCGTCGCAACGGACCCGACCTCGACACCGTCTATCAGTACTTCCCCAAGCTCAAGACGATGCGGGGGCGGCGCTGCGGCAACCTGTCCGGCGGCGAACAGCAGATGCTGGCGCTCGCGAAGGCGCTGCTCGCGAACCCGAAGGTCCTGCTCATCGACGAGCTGAGCCTCGGCCTCTCCCCGGTCGCGGTGCAGGACCTGCTGCCCCGCTTGCGGTCGATCGCCGACGAACACCAGATGGCGGTCGTCCTCGTCGAACAGCACATCGATCTGGCCCTCGGCATCGCCGACGCCGCGATCGTGCTCCATCATGGTCGTGTCGCACTCTCGGCACCCGCGAGCGAACTCCGCAGTCGCCGAGACATGGTCGAGGCGGCCTACTTCGGCCGCACCGTCGGGGATCTCGCCTCGTAGGCCGCGACGGTCAGCAGGCGCACGGACGAGACGAACGGGGACCGGGAGCGACGTGGCCACCGGAGCAGAGAACCATCCGGTACCAACCGACGCCGGTACCGCACGACCGACACGCAACACGCGCAACCGGCCCACCGACGACGAGTTGCTCGACGCCGCGTGCGCGGTCATCGCCGAGGTCGGCGCCGAGCGCACCACGATGACCGCCATCGCCGAACGCGGCGGCACCACCCGGGTGACCCTGTACGCGCACTTCGGGTCCCGGGACGAACTGGTCAATCGCGTGATGACACGCGAGCTGGACACGTTCACCTCGTTCATGTTCGAGGTGTACGACGCGAGTGAGGACATGCCCTACGGTGCCCGCGCCCGCTACTCGGTGCAGGCGCTGTTCGACTACGCCCGACGCCACCCGGCCGGTTTGCGCGTCCTCATCGGCCATCGTGAGGGCGGTGGCGACCGTCGGCTCTACGCCGCGCTCGAACCGCGGATCGCCGCACGCCTGCGGGACAACTACGCCGAACGCGGCGCGGGCATCGCCGCCAGCGCGGACACCCTCGCCTCACTCCTGCTCGGCATGAGCCTGGACGTCGCGCACCGCGCCCTCATCGTCGACGGCGCGGGCGTCGACGAGGCCTGCGACCTCGCGATCACCGCGACCCTCGCCGTGCTCCGCGACGTGCGGCCCGAACAACTCGAGGCACTCGACGCCTCGCTCGAACAGCGCTGAGCCGCGGGGTCGTCAACTCAGCCAGCGGCCGGCCCGTCGGCTGTGCGCCGCCTTCGTACCCGCCGGCAGCCGGTCGTAGGCCCGCGCGAGGAAGTTCGAGCGGGCGTTGGCCTCGAAGACGTCCCGGTGGTCGCGGACGAACGTCCAGTAGAGACCGTCCCACTCCTCGGCCCACTCCCCGGGCGGGATGTCGGACATCTTTCGCAGATAGTTGCTACCCGAGACGTAGGGCTTGGTGGTGATCGCCTCTCCCGCCGCGAACTGACTCATGGCGTACACGTTCGGGACCATCACCCAGTCGTAGGCATCGACGAACATCTCCATGAACCACTCGTAGATCTCCTCGGGGTCGGTGCGGAGCAGACACATCGCGTTGCCCAGGACCATCAATCTCTCGATGTGATGGGCATACCCGTGTGCGAGGACCCGCCGGATGACGAGATCGACCGGTTCGAGGCCGGTCTCCGCGGTCCACCATCCGTCCGCCAGCTTCCGGTCGTGGCCCAGGTGGTTCCGGCTCCGGAGACCACGGCCGCGGATCTCATAGGACGCCCGCATGTACTCCCGCCACCCGATCAGCTGCCGCACGAAGCCCTCGACACCGGCCAGCGGAACGCGGTTGCGATCCCCGACCTCCAGGGCCCTGGCCAACACCGTCCGCGGACTCACCAGCCCGATGTTCAGGCCGGGCGTCAGCAGCGAATGGAAGACGAACGGGTGCTCGGTGCTGATCGCATCCTCGTACGGCCCGAACTCCGCGAACCGGTCGGCGAGGAACTGCTCGAGGATCGCGCGCGCCTCGTCGTGAGACGTCGCCCAGCCGAAGCCGTCGGCGTCACCCGGGTTGTCGGGAAACTCGTCCGACACCCAGGCGATCGCGGCGTCGACCTCGGGATGGCGCTCCGGCGGTGTCGGTTGCGGAACCTCGCGGCCCTTCGGCAGCTTCTTCCGGTTCTCGGTGTCGAAGCTCCACCGGCCGCCCTCCGGCTTGCCGTCGGCGTCGACGAGGACCCCTAGTCGCCGGCGCTGCCAGGTGTAGAACTGCTGCATCCGCGGCCGCTTCCCGGTGAAGAACTCGCGGATCTGGCGTCGGGTGGTGAGGAAGTTCGGGCTCTCGGCGATGTCGTCGACCGCGAGTGGGCACCCGGCGTGCTCGAAGGCCGCCAGCAGGTCCCCGATCAACCAGTCGTCGACGACGTCGTACAGGTGGACGGACGCCGGCTTCCGACGGGAGAGGTATCCGACGAGTTGGTCGTGACTGGACTCGTCCGCGTCGGTCTCCAGGACGTCGACCTCGAAGCCCCGGGCGCGCAATCGCTCCGCGAACCTGCGGATACTCGCCCGGTGCAGGATGAGTTTCTGCACGTGGAACCGGTACTGCCGGAACATCAGATCGTGCTCGACGAGGACGAAGCGGGTGCCGGGCTCGGCGTCGAGGTGCGATTCGAACAACTGATGTGGCAACACCACGCGGACAACACCGCCGGACGCGACGGACATCGGCTCTCCTCTCGCAGGCGCGACTTCTGGGGGCGACTTGGACAGGTCCCTCAAGGGCCGGACAAGTCGACCCCAAGTTCGCGCCAAGCGCGCGTAGACATCCTGTCGTTCATCACCAGATCACCACGATGAACCGCCGAGACCGGGCATCCGCCCACTCCAGACGATAGGAACCACGATGTCGCGCAGCACCCACAGCCATTCGCAGGCCACCGACGATCGGATTGCCGGGTCCGGCATCGACGTTCCGTCCGTGGACAAGCCCTTCTGGCAGCTCGGCCGGCGGGCCGCCGTGATCGCGGCCTGTGTGGGCTTCTCGGCGCTGGCGGCCTGCAGTGTCAGCGTCGGCACGCAATCCGTCGAAGAGGCCTCCGACATCGACGTGGGCGAGTGCCTGCAGATCGGTGCCGAGGCCGGCGAGGGCAAGGTCGAGGCGACCAAGGCCGACTGCGAAGGGACCGAGGGCCTCACCTTCTACGCCGCCGACAAGGTCGGCACCTCGGCGGAGTGCGGAACACCCAACACCTCGGCGCTCACGTTCGGCGAAGGCGACCAGAAGCTCTGCCTCACACCCAACTTCACCGTCGACACGTGCTACCAGATCCCGGTCGGCGGCGGTAAGCTCGCCGACTACCGCGAGGTCGAATGCAACGCCTCCCCGGCGGACAGCACCATCCTCGCCAAGACCGTCAGCCGGGGCGGCGACTCCCTCACCTGCACCGAGGACGAGACGAAATGGTCCTTCACACAGCCTCTCTCGGTCGGTTACTGCTTGACCGAGGACGTCACCGCCGCCAGCCGCTTCGAGGGCTGAGCGTTCCCGGGGATCACAGGCTGCGTTGCTTCGCGTACTCCGCCATCGCCGTTCGCTCCGCGTCGTGTTTGGGATAGAAGAAGAACACCACCGCTGCACCCAGCACGACGATGCCGGCCGCCGCGCCGTAGGCGTACTTGTCGCCCTGTACGAACGCGTCGCGGGCCGCAGCGATGATCTGATCGGCGTACTGCGGATAGCGTTCGGCCAAGACCTCCGCGCTCGAGAACGACTTCGTCAATGCGGCTTCGGTCTGTTCGGTGACCTCATCGGCCTGCGGAGAATCGGAGATGGTCTCCCGCAGCTGATTCGCGTAACCCGCGGTCAAGATCGCACCGAGGGTGGACTGCAGGATCGCGCCGCCCAGGTCGCGCTGCAGATCGGACATGCTCGACGCCATTCCGGCACGCTGAACGGGCACCGAGCCGGTCAGCGACTGCGACGCCGGTGTCCCCGCGAGGCCGACACCCACCCCGACGAGGACGTACACGAGGCCGACATGCCAGAACTGAGCGTCCTCGTCCCAGGTGAGCATCGCGAGCACCAGGCCGACGACGATGAAGGCGTAGCCGGACAGCAGGGTGAACCGCGAACCCATGTTCTGCACCAGCTTCGCCGACCGCGGTGCCACGACGATCATGGCCGCCGCGGCCGGGAGGATCGTGGCGCCGGCCGCAAGTGTGGAGTACCCCAGCACGTTCTGCATGTACTGCTGACCGATGAACATCGCTCCCATGAGCGTGCCGAACACGATGAGCCCGCCCACCGCCGCGACCCAGAAGGTGCGTCGGGAGGCGATGCGGAGGTCGAACAGCGGAACCCGCACGCGCAGCTGCCGCCAGACGAAGCCCGCTCCGGTCAGCACCGCGATCGCCGCCAGGATGTAGACCTGGAGTCGCTGATCGGAATTCGGGGCGAAGTTGATCGCGAGGACGAGCGAGCCCACCATCACGATCGACACGACTCCGCCCAGGTTGTCGACGACCGCCGCCTCGTCACCGGTGTCGGCGGGCACCAGCCGCCACGCGGTGACCAGCGCGACGACGGCGAGCGGCAGGGTCACCAGGAACACCGAGTGCCACGACAAGACCTCGAGAAGGGCTCCGGACAACACCGGCCCCAGCGCCGAGATCGCACCGCCGAACGCCGACCACGCGGCGATCGCCCGGACGCGCTTGGGTCCCGACCACAGGGCGGTGATCACCGCCAGGGTCGTCGGAAAGGCCAGGCCGGCAGCGATTCCACCCACCAGACGAGCGCCGAACAGGACCTCGATGTTGGGCGCGAACCCGGCGACGAGCGACGCCGGGATCGACAGGCACATGCCGATGATGAGCATTCGCTTGCGGCCGTGCCGATCTCCCAGCGCGCCGAAGTAGAGCACCGACGCCGCCAGACCCAGCGAGTAGCCGACCGCGACCAGGTTCAGCTGCGTCGAACTCGCGTCGAGTGCCTTGCCGATGTCGGGCAGTGCCACGTTCGCCACCGCGAGATTGATGTTGGCCACCCCGGCGACCAGGATCAGCGCGACCAGGATCGCCTTCGCCCGCTTCGGGGCCGTCCCCGCCTCGACCTCGGCCGTTGTCGACGTCATCGGGGAATCGTACGTGCGCGAGCGCCATTCGGCCGGGAATCGCGCCGGTCAGGGCACAAGATGGTCGCGCGGTCAGATCAGGTTGCGGTTTGTCCCGGAAACCGGGACATACCGCAACGCGATCACATACGGATCAGATCAGAGACAGACGCTGATGGTGACCGGCCCGATGGGGATGCCGTAGCAGATCGACACCGAACCGACGGCCTGGACGGGCTGCACCGGTTGTACCGCCGGCGCGGCCGAGGCAGCCGGCGCGGTGGCCAGACCGATCGCGCAGGCGGCACCGACCGCGGCCACCCCGACAGACGTACGACGCATGATTCTGGACATGTTCATGAGCAGCTCTCCTCGAGCTCGAGTCTCCCCGGACAGCCCTGCGGATGGGGCAAACACGCAGGTGATGGTGACTGGAGAGTCTACGCCCCGGGCGCTGCACGTCACAGGCTGATGCGAAGCCCGTCCCACTCGTGATCGTGCATGAACCCCTCGGCGAGCCCGACCCGGTATTTGAAGCAGCTGCGCAGGATTCCGGCATAGGCGAAGGGCAGCATCAGCGCGGGCTTCGGGTCGCCAGGGCTCTTGACGACGTCGGATGCGCCCCGGAAATCGCGGACGAAGTCACGCAGGGTCCGGTCCTTGCGGGACGAGGAGCGCCACCCGTAGAGCAGCATGCCCAGTCCGATCATCTTGTCGACGCCCGAGCCGGGCGTGATCGGCCCGTCGTCGGGGTCCCAGGTCCCGAGGAACGCGCGGTCGACCCCGTCGTCGGGCGTGAACATCATGATCCCGCTCGTGGCACGCGGATTGCATTCGATGCAGAACAGATCGGCGGCCTCACCGGAACCGGTCCGGTCCTCGATGAAGTCGAAGCCGATCTGCCCGGTGAAGTTCACCCGGCGGACGAAATCGCTGACCCATTCGGCGATTCGCGGATGGTCCACGGACCGGAAGTTGAGGCACGAGCTGCCGTCGATGGCGTAGTCGACGGGATAGGTTGCGTGTGCGTAGACGCGCCCCTCGTGGCAGACCGAATAGGTGCAGTAGTTGCTTCCCGAGGCCCATTCCTGGGCGATCCACGGGTTCTGCTCGTCGTGTTCGAGCCAGGTGAGCGGATCACCGGGCGTCACCTTGTGGACCTTCTGCGAACCACGCGAGTAACAACGCTTGAGTGCGAACGGCTGCGTGAAATCGAGCGATCCGACGTCCTCGGGTCCGGTGACCCGCGCGAACTTGCGCGTCGGAATACCGAGTTCGACGAGCAGTTCCTGGAAATCGTATTTGTTGTGCAGCCGGTTCTCGGTGGCGAAATCGGAGAGGAACAGCCGACATCCGGGTGGGAACACGTCGGCGAGCATCGCGATGATGTCGGTCTCCTCGTGCACCGGGATGACCATGTCGACGTCGTTCTCGGCCACGATCCGCGCGAGCGCGTGGCAGTACGCGAGGGGTTCGAACTTCGGCGGCGGCACCCGATGAAAGTCGCTCACCGCGTTGGAGAATCGACCGATTCCGACCGGGATCGAATCGACGATGCTGACGCGATGACCGGCCGCGGCCATGAGCCGCGCGAGTTCCAGGGTCAGGAAGGACCTGCCGAATGTGATCAGGACATGGGCTCGTCCGGCGCTGTTCACCCGAGCGAGTGTAGTGCCGCCGGCGCAAGGCGTTCGGCCGGCCGGGGCCGAGGATTCCCGGTGTGATTCGGCCGGGGGCGGGAATATTCGATACCGTCCTGTCGGTTCGTCCTGTTAGTTTCTCCACGATCGGCAGGCACGTCGATGTCTGCAGTTCTGCGACCAGCACGATTGCAGCAGAGCGCCGGCGGCCGATCGCGCGTGTACGCAGTCGGGGTGGTCGGCGGTCCGAGCCTGTGGGGCTCATCCGGACCGAGTTGGAGGAGGCATGCAGCTGTTCGTCATCGGCGTGATCGCCGCGTGCCTCGCCGCAGTCGCCTACGGGATGTCGACGGTCCTGCGTGCACTCGGTGCGCGCCGAGTGGCCGAGGCCGCCGCCGACGAGGGCGAGGGCATCACCAACGAGAACGGCGCACCGACGCTCTCGTCGACCATGTCGACGCTGGTCGACCCGGCCTTCATCCTCGGCACGACGCTGGTCGTCCTCGGATTCGCCGGCGGCGCCCTCGCCGCCCGATTCCTGCCGCTGTTCCTCTCCCAGACCATCGTCTCGGCGAACCTCGTCATCACCGCGCTGCTCGGCACGATCATCCTCAACATCGCGCTGCACACCCGCGAATGGGTCGCCATCTGGCTGGTCGTGATGTCGCTCTGCCTGCTCGGCGTGGCGTCGTCCCATCACACCGGTGGCGGCGAGGAGGTCGGATTCCACTGGGGCCTGTTCGTCGCGACCCTCGCCCTGTGCGCCCTGGCGCTGGTGGGCGTGTACAACCTCGGCCCGGCGGGTGCCATCGTCGGCGGGG belongs to Gordonia sp. KTR9 and includes:
- a CDS encoding phosphatase PAP2 family protein produces the protein MVGTAAAIAATLSLAAPAQAAPAKPAPSPFPVTDLARLYASDVSSYPGGVYLPPVETFTALRRDHPEVMARNLETAVAINQSAADDPALQRRALADAHDDPLQTMSDAFGARLGRHFSDALAAGRLPKTTALFSDYLARAGGLANATLVEKYAFGYQRPFIVAPQRIRKYMRPGASEYDALGSNPSFPSGHSSLFFWRGTLFASMLPELAPQFLARASEGGYHRIVLGVHYPLDVIGGAMVGQAAAADRWNDPEFRRLLTASAAEIRKELEWRCGAALSVCIARDTPYVTDAEARTIYAPRMTYGFGRVASSTHPMAVPPQAVDLIASAYPRLTDEQRRQVLAQTAAPAGYPLDDQRPGRTSWQRLDLVRAYTADVTVGADGRVTVR
- a CDS encoding ABC transporter ATP-binding protein, producing the protein MSTTDPTAPVLEIDQITVGYGGVPAVRGLSASVRPGEILALLGPNGAGKTTSLLAAVGALGVMSGTVTALGVPIDRRVERNARRGATLVPDTRGVFHRLSVSDNLRLAKRRNGPDLDTVYQYFPKLKTMRGRRCGNLSGGEQQMLALAKALLANPKVLLIDELSLGLSPVAVQDLLPRLRSIADEHQMAVVLVEQHIDLALGIADAAIVLHHGRVALSAPASELRSRRDMVEAAYFGRTVGDLAS
- a CDS encoding ABC transporter permease; this encodes MGQFLQFVFLGLSAGAIYSVLASSLVGIYAATGIINFAQGAIGLYSVYLVAALRTDGSLVLPIGTLSLGSESDPTSMELAVVLGVLSAVVWALLAHVLVFRPLRSAPVLAQVVASVGLMLFIQALVHLRFETENLFAEAILPESTVDIAGAIVNVSDLILAGVAIAVSLVLWAYFRLTTLGVATRAGSEDELAARLSGYSPDRLAGIVWALTGAATGLIVVLASYTIGLTETSYTFFVIPALAVALVGRLTSFGIACAAGLVLGAFQSVITWLTTKDWWPEWAQAGLGDAVPFIIVVIALFLLGGRIPSRGSLGEVRMPAVRIPRIRVIPATVCIAVVVAAILLTSGSWRFGVVTSVILSLIALSLVLLTGYLGQISLASMAFAGAAGFALSKLTTNWDVPFPFSMIFAALIATGLGVLVGVPALRIRGAQLAVVTLAAALAIQSFIFNNPAITSFEGNLIEDPTIFGLDLGVRDGTNLVTIRFSLMVLIVVAIATLVVLRFMGGSTGRAFLAVRSNERAASSVGINVAATKLLGFALSAFLAGIGGCLIGYSRGQLSAGSFTVMIGLTLLAMTYVGGITSFAGAVLAGIIGPLGVGYVFLNQTLDLGEYYELFAAGSLLLMAVLNPVGVAGAVSEFGDRIRAQRHRPPPHPEAPGAAQNAQEGAHV
- a CDS encoding ABC transporter substrate-binding protein; the protein is MRWSNSRRRAGRLAAVAVAAACIFSVVSCSSDDGGSSDGSAADASGTKASGEAIKVGLFNPSKGPATQGGVTTGKEAALDYINNQIGGIGGRPVEIVDCGIDQTAPESTVSCANQFVEAGVVAAIDGYNAESASAVPILTSAGIPLVGQIPFNTSTGASAENRVYFGPPPAAFLVGFMQQLKASNKTSLTLANADLPQAHQVFDGLMKPLGAQLGIDVKSVYYPPTGPNFTSLATTLAEGNPAAAGLMTAPNDNVCTKLAQSLRSVNYEGTMFMAACTEFIDTLGPQAVGAQTYSPIWQPPAKDSAPEPAKANLGIAQTFIDEQGGTAGFYAYGTFATLADFAITLNNAKVTDYTGPNVLGALKAVTDYQSFIGPKLNCGKPTTPNCTTEMLLFDVVADKKTEPATGGFITPLPAALQRIPGAY
- a CDS encoding ABC transporter ATP-binding protein, coding for MSESTAEPPTTPTTLLETGGLSVRYGGVSANTDIDITVSAGQIVGLIGPNGAGKTTFVDAVTGFTKATGTVSLRGERLDKASSHRRRRAGMARTWQAGELFTDLTVAQNLAVAVQPVGLRAMFADVVNGSRPPADVISSALELVGLAGAADQLPGELALGQQKLVGVARALVGGTQLVLLDEPAAGLDTHESREFGTELRRIAATGIGILLIDHDMSLVLDVCDRLYVLDFGRVIASGPPAAIQDDPAVISAYLGSPEVDPEAVVEAPVPAAGPSDGDIGTERPSDNGPTGHAPKETR
- a CDS encoding TetR/AcrR family transcriptional regulator, translating into MATGAENHPVPTDAGTARPTRNTRNRPTDDELLDAACAVIAEVGAERTTMTAIAERGGTTRVTLYAHFGSRDELVNRVMTRELDTFTSFMFEVYDASEDMPYGARARYSVQALFDYARRHPAGLRVLIGHREGGGDRRLYAALEPRIAARLRDNYAERGAGIAASADTLASLLLGMSLDVAHRALIVDGAGVDEACDLAITATLAVLRDVRPEQLEALDASLEQR